The DNA window CTGGCCGTCCCGATCCTGATTCCAAAGAACTTATATATAAAGACCCAAAAGGGAAGGTCCGCATTTTACTGGTCCGTTCCCAAGACGTTGCGACTTACGTGGAACAAAATTCTGCGGATGCTGGTATCGTGGGATGGGACGTATTATTGGAAGGTGGTTATGACCTTCTTCTTCCCTTGGACTTGGCTATAGGGAAATGCAGACTTTCAGTGGCAGGCCCGAAAGGTTGGAGCCTTAGTTCTGGAGAAAGAAAGGTCCGTGTAGCGACAAAATATCCGAATATTGCCAAGGACTTCTTCCTGAAAAAAGGGATTAACTGCGAAGTTATCAAACTTTACGGAAGTATTGAACTCGCTCCTTTAGTGGGTTTATCGGATTGTATCGTGGATTTAGTATCCACAGGTGGCACTCTCAGAGCCAATAATCTGGAAGAAATCGAAGTTATTATGGAATCCACGGCGAGATTGGTATTTAACCGTTCCGCCTTATACACAAAACGGGCAGAAGTTGGGGAGTTCCTAGATTCCTTTGCTTTGACTGAAAAACAGTTGTGAATTCCGCCTTTAAAAAAAACATAGTCGTAAATCGACCTTATCTATAGAGAAAAACAATGGCAGTTCCTAAGAGAC is part of the Leptospira saintgironsiae genome and encodes:
- the hisG gene encoding ATP phosphoribosyltransferase translates to MLTLALPKGRLAEESIELMLERGWLSGRPDPDSKELIYKDPKGKVRILLVRSQDVATYVEQNSADAGIVGWDVLLEGGYDLLLPLDLAIGKCRLSVAGPKGWSLSSGERKVRVATKYPNIAKDFFLKKGINCEVIKLYGSIELAPLVGLSDCIVDLVSTGGTLRANNLEEIEVIMESTARLVFNRSALYTKRAEVGEFLDSFALTEKQL